Proteins encoded together in one Fibrobacter sp. UWP2 window:
- a CDS encoding metalloregulator ArsR/SmtB family transcription factor, whose protein sequence is MQREPITPTMDLFGAISDEMRLKILMLLDQAEFTVNEIKDILDIHQSNASRHLAKLSACGLLKDRRDGIKAYYRLSEELLLSKRMLAVIRDAYGELPDKDILLCRAEQTLQDRTDKTKGQIHKLDQAGGSLKAQISLFSKLMVPFENAVDIGCGEGGDLSLMLANRCKNVTSLDYDPKVISGLQKILKQKGIDNVTPKVADMTKTGLPDNDADLVLMSQVLHHATDPRLALKEAIRILKPGGTLALLDLAQHKEESFRETHGHIWLGFDRSQLEFFVKEFNCKVIESEIIPSENEVDKKLPVICMILTKN, encoded by the coding sequence ATGCAACGCGAACCGATTACCCCTACGATGGATTTGTTCGGCGCCATCTCCGACGAGATGCGTCTCAAAATTTTGATGCTCCTGGACCAGGCCGAATTCACGGTCAACGAAATCAAGGACATCTTGGACATCCACCAGAGTAACGCAAGCCGTCACTTGGCCAAACTCTCTGCCTGCGGGCTCCTGAAGGACCGCCGTGACGGAATCAAGGCCTATTACCGCTTGAGCGAGGAACTCCTCCTCTCCAAGCGCATGCTCGCCGTGATTCGCGACGCCTACGGAGAACTCCCCGACAAGGACATTCTGCTTTGCCGAGCCGAACAGACGTTGCAAGACCGCACCGACAAAACCAAAGGTCAAATCCACAAACTGGACCAGGCCGGCGGAAGCCTCAAGGCGCAAATCAGCCTGTTTAGCAAGCTGATGGTCCCTTTCGAGAACGCCGTGGACATCGGCTGTGGCGAAGGCGGCGACTTGAGCCTGATGCTCGCCAACCGTTGCAAAAACGTGACCTCGCTGGATTACGACCCCAAGGTCATTAGCGGACTCCAAAAGATTTTGAAGCAAAAGGGCATCGACAATGTGACGCCGAAGGTCGCCGACATGACCAAGACGGGTCTCCCCGACAATGATGCGGACCTCGTCCTCATGAGCCAGGTCTTGCACCACGCGACCGACCCGCGCCTCGCCCTCAAGGAGGCCATCCGCATTTTAAAACCGGGTGGAACGCTCGCCCTGCTCGACCTCGCCCAGCACAAAGAAGAATCCTTCCGCGAAACGCACGGGCACATTTGGCTGGGATTTGACCGCAGCCAGCTTGAATTCTTTGTGAAGGAATTCAACTGCAAGGTCATCGAAAGCGAAATAATCCCCAGCGAAAACGAAGTAGACAAGAAACTACCCGTAATTTGCATGATTCTTACCAAGAATTAA
- a CDS encoding OmpA family protein — MNKWVLVVLASSMAVPFCGARDLAPNKTHAVLNILYVNNDDEPHAKKRLVFEGQQDSKKRISVTTDANGEAAIMIPRGDTYSILCETVTGMFDCGETPYVSMGASTGGVTIVFDDTRVELTGVTFEPGSAELVPTSLKTLDNAIAGLKRNPKARIEIEGHTSSEGGDSFNQQLSAERAYSVRAYMIEHGISEDRVTATGYGSSQPKADNATEAGRKKNRRIEIRVLNTDEVETHEL, encoded by the coding sequence ATGAATAAATGGGTTTTGGTTGTTTTGGCGTCATCTATGGCAGTCCCTTTTTGTGGCGCTCGTGATTTGGCCCCCAACAAGACGCACGCGGTACTGAATATTTTGTATGTGAACAATGACGACGAGCCGCATGCCAAAAAAAGGCTGGTGTTCGAAGGTCAGCAGGACTCTAAAAAAAGGATTTCGGTTACGACGGACGCCAACGGCGAAGCGGCCATCATGATTCCCCGTGGCGACACCTACTCCATTTTGTGCGAGACGGTAACGGGCATGTTCGATTGCGGTGAAACCCCGTATGTTTCCATGGGGGCGAGCACAGGCGGCGTGACGATCGTGTTTGACGATACGCGCGTGGAACTCACGGGCGTGACGTTTGAACCGGGGAGTGCCGAACTCGTGCCGACATCGCTCAAAACGCTGGATAACGCCATTGCTGGGCTTAAAAGGAACCCCAAGGCCCGTATTGAAATCGAAGGACATACCAGCAGCGAAGGTGGCGATAGCTTTAACCAGCAACTCTCGGCGGAGCGCGCCTACAGCGTGCGCGCCTACATGATTGAACACGGGATTTCCGAGGACCGCGTGACGGCGACGGGCTATGGCTCCAGCCAGCCCAAGGCCGACAACGCCACGGAAGCTGGGCGCAAAAAAAATCGCCGTATTGAGATTCGCGTTCTCAATACGGACGAAGTGGAAACTCACGAACTTTAA
- a CDS encoding YfhO family protein, with product MNFLNKKPVFFAAMAVLFFAILLIVFREFVFDSNQLMLNSDQLNGIGSRILRAENVVVTEWDDSRLGGVPTIDALFADAYHPLVWTQFLMDPARAVGFKFILTVWVAFMSAMLLAWNLTGNKWWGALLGFLYAFSPEYFTYIYGGHDGKMMVFAIAPLALLAIRKVVREASIGYLIVLALSITWMILGSHLQLTYMFLWGAGFYTLYEVAFHCDGLKTRGKRIGLAAAGLAFGLALSCFQVVPPYIYTTTQSVRGEGDHTNYGHATSWCLHQEELMQMVLPGFIGVDVYERDEKTNDLNGSSFVNVTMQDYRKMMESGSQGSPFYWGHNSFKLDHNNAGALLTFLGFLCLFLPGKRRWACFWGLGAVLALSYGMGVHSPLFKLWYNILPGAKNFRAPGMSMFWLPLLLVMMAGPVLKAFTDDTAEALKSRRALLHGAAMFALLLVLAVVARFNWTLFIGPFGLVVSVLYAVACLGIMSIDDQGKDFSVNNFVDAFKNKLPGTKRAVQACIVLGFAFIGVFLMSGQNLMNDPIAAPYFKPLNEIVMNATAGKVIPGFILIFAIMAVAIGTFKWKGNIAAKAAILAIAAAVELFFIDGAFVQNVAKAEYLQPNNGIANAIKAPYKADPQNTPRVLSLSRSQALSGNSFPQYHMRNAAGIHDNELASYREFRGGQQNENFLQNINNPDAAHPFLDLMNIGAIIFDTQRGTTYMPIPTAMGEAYIYGESVVMSDAEAISTLKTKAAIRKPKAPEPAVTESADTTAAAPADSTDADSTQTAEVEPDDDPNAFYYREKVILSEAPEHAGQGGVAQGYAKLVESPKMDTQVFQVESDRDGFMVVAGNYHPYWHATVNGAPAKVYKAFGSLRAVEIPKGKSEVRMEYRSTPFHACLKVSLVAAILLIALGIFATAKCKKKPSA from the coding sequence ATGAACTTTTTGAACAAGAAACCCGTATTCTTCGCGGCCATGGCCGTGCTGTTCTTCGCGATTCTCCTCATTGTTTTTAGGGAGTTCGTCTTCGATTCCAACCAGCTGATGCTGAATTCCGACCAGCTCAACGGCATTGGCAGCCGCATTTTGCGTGCCGAGAATGTCGTCGTCACCGAATGGGACGACAGCCGACTGGGGGGCGTCCCCACAATTGACGCACTGTTCGCCGATGCCTACCACCCGCTAGTCTGGACACAATTCCTAATGGACCCCGCCCGCGCCGTGGGCTTCAAGTTCATCTTGACCGTCTGGGTTGCCTTCATGAGCGCCATGCTTTTGGCGTGGAACCTGACCGGCAACAAATGGTGGGGCGCACTGCTCGGTTTCTTGTACGCGTTCTCGCCCGAATACTTCACCTACATTTACGGTGGACACGACGGCAAAATGATGGTGTTCGCCATCGCGCCTCTCGCCCTCCTCGCCATCCGTAAAGTCGTACGCGAGGCAAGCATCGGTTACCTGATCGTTTTAGCCCTGAGCATCACCTGGATGATCCTGGGTTCCCACCTGCAGCTCACCTACATGTTCCTGTGGGGCGCCGGATTCTACACGCTGTACGAGGTGGCGTTCCACTGCGACGGCTTAAAGACCCGCGGCAAGCGCATTGGCCTTGCGGCAGCAGGACTCGCCTTCGGACTCGCCTTGAGCTGTTTCCAGGTCGTCCCGCCATATATTTACACCACCACGCAATCGGTACGCGGCGAAGGCGACCACACCAACTACGGCCACGCCACCAGCTGGTGCCTGCACCAAGAAGAACTCATGCAAATGGTGCTGCCCGGGTTCATTGGCGTCGACGTTTACGAGCGAGACGAAAAGACGAACGACCTCAACGGCAGCTCGTTTGTGAACGTTACCATGCAGGACTACCGCAAGATGATGGAATCTGGTTCCCAGGGGAGCCCGTTCTACTGGGGTCACAACAGCTTCAAGTTGGACCATAACAACGCCGGCGCCCTCCTCACCTTCCTCGGTTTCCTCTGCCTGTTCCTCCCCGGCAAGCGCCGCTGGGCGTGTTTCTGGGGTCTCGGCGCCGTCCTCGCCCTCAGTTACGGCATGGGCGTCCATTCACCGCTATTCAAGCTATGGTACAACATACTCCCCGGCGCCAAGAATTTCCGCGCCCCGGGCATGTCGATGTTCTGGCTCCCGCTCCTCCTCGTGATGATGGCAGGTCCCGTACTCAAGGCGTTTACCGACGACACCGCCGAAGCACTTAAGAGCCGCAGGGCGCTCCTCCATGGCGCCGCAATGTTCGCCCTCCTGCTTGTGCTCGCCGTTGTCGCCCGTTTCAATTGGACTCTCTTCATCGGCCCGTTCGGTCTTGTGGTTTCTGTCCTATACGCAGTCGCATGCCTCGGCATCATGAGCATTGACGACCAAGGGAAGGATTTCAGCGTCAATAATTTTGTGGACGCCTTCAAGAACAAGCTCCCTGGCACAAAGCGCGCTGTGCAAGCTTGCATCGTTTTGGGATTCGCCTTTATCGGGGTATTCCTCATGAGCGGGCAGAACCTGATGAACGACCCCATCGCCGCGCCGTACTTTAAGCCACTGAACGAAATCGTGATGAACGCAACCGCGGGCAAGGTTATCCCTGGATTCATCTTGATTTTCGCCATCATGGCCGTCGCCATCGGCACATTCAAATGGAAAGGCAACATTGCAGCCAAGGCCGCCATCCTCGCCATTGCCGCCGCGGTGGAACTGTTCTTTATTGACGGAGCCTTTGTGCAGAATGTCGCCAAGGCCGAATACCTGCAGCCAAACAACGGAATTGCCAACGCCATCAAGGCGCCGTACAAAGCTGACCCGCAAAACACCCCCCGCGTGCTGAGCCTTTCCCGCTCGCAGGCATTGAGCGGCAACAGTTTCCCGCAATACCACATGCGCAACGCCGCTGGCATCCACGACAACGAACTCGCCTCCTACCGCGAATTCCGCGGCGGGCAGCAAAACGAGAACTTCTTGCAGAACATCAACAACCCCGATGCAGCCCATCCGTTCCTCGACCTCATGAACATTGGCGCCATCATCTTTGATACACAGCGCGGCACCACCTACATGCCGATTCCCACCGCCATGGGCGAAGCCTACATTTACGGTGAATCTGTCGTGATGAGCGATGCCGAAGCCATCAGCACCTTAAAGACCAAGGCCGCCATCCGCAAGCCCAAGGCCCCGGAGCCCGCCGTCACCGAATCCGCCGACACTACTGCTGCAGCACCTGCCGACAGCACCGACGCCGATTCCACGCAAACCGCCGAGGTCGAGCCCGACGACGACCCCAACGCCTTCTATTACCGCGAAAAGGTGATCCTCTCCGAAGCACCGGAACACGCTGGCCAAGGCGGCGTCGCCCAAGGTTATGCCAAACTGGTCGAAAGTCCCAAGATGGACACGCAAGTGTTCCAGGTCGAGAGCGACCGCGACGGATTCATGGTCGTCGCCGGCAACTACCATCCCTACTGGCACGCGACAGTCAACGGTGCTCCGGCGAAGGTCTACAAGGCGTTCGGTTCCCTCCGCGCCGTCGAGATTCCCAAGGGCAAATCCGAAGTGCGCATGGAATACCGCAGCACTCCGTTCCACGC
- a CDS encoding phosphatase PAP2 family protein: MVLAVPALAQPYSLSWSRDMPLTFFAAFASVYGNYRLGQMAVPSEDDVLDESHLLPWDRPFAGRYSEAADKASDLAAVFGVMPLAVAGYSWYAGDARGSDFGAYTLMFAQALALQSGIGLMVRSMAFWPRPYVYATDGEGAAKTADAEGEAYGSFFSGHTSAAFTVAVFTGEWFSELYPNSPYKSLVWAGSLSAAGFVGVLRIAAGKHFPSDVIVGALAGTGISLAVIEMHKKKTQRVSLWAGFNSVGLTAMF, translated from the coding sequence ATGGTACTTGCTGTGCCGGCGCTGGCGCAGCCGTACTCCTTGTCGTGGAGCCGCGACATGCCGCTCACGTTCTTTGCGGCCTTTGCAAGCGTTTATGGCAATTACCGCCTGGGGCAAATGGCGGTGCCCAGCGAAGACGATGTTTTGGACGAGTCGCACCTGTTGCCTTGGGACCGTCCTTTTGCGGGGCGGTACAGCGAAGCCGCCGACAAGGCGAGCGATTTGGCCGCGGTCTTTGGCGTGATGCCGCTCGCTGTCGCCGGCTACTCCTGGTATGCGGGCGATGCCCGCGGTTCTGACTTCGGGGCCTATACGCTCATGTTCGCGCAGGCGTTGGCCTTGCAGAGTGGCATAGGGCTCATGGTGCGCTCCATGGCGTTTTGGCCGCGCCCCTACGTTTACGCCACAGATGGCGAAGGCGCCGCCAAAACCGCCGACGCCGAGGGTGAAGCTTACGGGAGCTTTTTTAGCGGGCACACTTCTGCGGCGTTCACGGTCGCCGTCTTTACGGGGGAGTGGTTCAGCGAGCTGTACCCGAACTCACCGTACAAATCCTTGGTGTGGGCGGGGAGCCTTTCGGCGGCTGGCTTTGTGGGCGTGCTCCGCATTGCCGCCGGCAAGCATTTTCCGTCCGATGTGATTGTCGGGGCGCTGGCCGGCACTGGCATTAGCCTCGCTGTGATTGAAATGCACAAAAAAAAGACCCAGCGCGTATCGCTCTGGGCCGGATTCAATAGCGTAGGCCTCACGGCCATGTTCTAG